A segment of the Trifolium pratense cultivar HEN17-A07 linkage group LG7, ARS_RC_1.1, whole genome shotgun sequence genome:
aatattttattctttaattaatttgagAAAAGGAATTGAAACATTTGTCCGagtcaaaaaaaatgttacattgCTTTTGAACAATATTGTAACAGGTGTATTACTTCGGATTATTAGGGAAATCAAAATAATCTTAAATATACTCAAAAACTCTAATGAAAAATGTAATTCGTTGAAGTAGagcaaaatataaatttgagaGTTTAGAGAGAAGATATTTATTGAAAGGTTTTGATTGATTTCCAATCGAAGCTAAAGTCTTCTTAAATATAACTACAAAGGCTAAAAAGGTACATTAATAAGAGCACTTTCTTTTCgtaaagaattttattttatgtgatGGCAATACATCTTGCAACTCAATATGGAGAACTATTCATATTGATTATGTCCAATTTGAATCAGTCGAAATAGGGGTAAAGTCTTCCATTTCAGCAAAATTAAACGAACATGAACACTTCTACACTTGATCATTTTCCTATGTAGAATAGCCCCAACATTAGTAACAAATTTCAAAGTGTCATACTTAGTAGGTAAATCCCTCCATTTGAGCATAATCTTACTGATAATAACACTTCCCCTGTTGACAAAAATGCAATTGCAAGCATGATACATATGAAACCACACTTAAGGCTCCCTGCAACATTCTCATAATCAAACCTAAAAATTTCTAAGTGCTTCCAAAGCAGCAATTGTCCTCTAAGGATCATTTTCCTACATAAAATAGTCAGTTTTACAACAAAGTTGACAACATCAAAGTGTGACTCTTGACATAGCCTCAACAAAAGCAGTTGGACCAACCTGAGAAAATTAGAATTAGAAGAAGATGCAATAGAATTGTTCATTGAATACCCTGGGAGTTGAAATGGTTCATTCCAAATTTTGCTAATGAAGTATTGATTAAAATCACAAGTAACTATACTAGGCAGCCCTTGTACCTTGAATTtgtgattcaattttttttggattgcaACCATATCTAAACATAGCAAACCATAGGTGCAATAGCTGAACTTGCTTTGTCTCCCCAATTCAATGACTAGTTCTTCACTTGAAGGATACTTTCTCAACCACTCATAATTCGAGATGCTCAAATTTAACATGTTCCGGGAAACAAAGGATACTTGTAGGTAACGAGTTAGACATTGAATTTATCCATGTTAGATTTGAGCATCTCGAATTATATCTGATACCTTTGTTTCCCTGAACATGTGCAGAGGAATATCATAGAAACATCATCATCCATAATATCTTGGACCTCTTGCATAGTTGCATTTGTTTGTGTTTTCAGCAAAATATTATACACTCCGTTCATTTCAAAATGAATAAGGAGGATTATCTAACCGAATTGAATTTCTTCTGGTGACAAAATGTGGTATTCAAAATGTCGTATATTTAGTTAATGTACAAAAACTTCAAAGTGTGGTATATTTAGTTAATGTACAAAAAATTCAAACCTATGAAAAAAATTGGGTAAAAAGTGTGAGATAAACCTATGAATTGAAGTTTTTGTACATTAACAACATAATTTTGGGGTATTCAAAATGTGgtatatttatttagttaatgtGTTACGCCATAGTTTCTAACATTGGTAATTAACagaaaaacaattttacatGATATTTTACGATTTCAATGATATATTTGTCAAGTTGCAAAATTGAGGGACTATATGATTATGCTTATGATTTAGAAGACCAATTTAACTATTCACTCGAATTTGGGTGTGAAGGTTTAATATAAATCTTTATATCATGGAAATACAAGCCATAACCAGAATGAGAGCTAAATGACACCACTTACAGGGTGTTAGACTAcgtacaatggtttcaacaccaaaaaatattcaacacccactttttcattccacatcattttctctttcttccacctaatcattcaacacacattcaacttttaccctctccaatggtttttatattcaacatcataccccaccactttctctaccccaccactttctatttcatattcttatttaaattttaatttttgtttttatgattaaataacattataattatcgattaaaattaaattaaaataatacacttaacaaaatttatttaaatttttttttattttcttaatttaaaatgcaatacatcacacaaataacgcaattagtacgatacaaattaacttaaaatgcaatacaacacacaagttacgtaattaatacgatgcaaactaacttaaaatacgaaacaacacacaaatacGAAACAAATCATCTTTAATCCTGAAACATTCCAAATTTTGTCCATATGTGCTTCACTAGATATGCTTGCAATTCGTGATGAGCTTTTTGATCACGGAACTCAGATCTTGCACGCACATGATTTGCAAAAGCGGGTAATACCTCGGTTGAATATGGTCGCGGTGCACTAGATCCACTTTCCTCAGACTGCTCAAAATCGGTCCAACGTTGAGCATATGAATCTCGCTCATCCTCAACAATCATATTATGTAATATGATGCAACTCCATCACGCGGAGGATCGAATGAGCAATGCTCATTACAATAGTCAGCAATTTGACCCCAATATGTTTCACCTTTCTGGTTTCTCCCGACAACACTGCTTGTTCCAAATTTGATCCACCCACTAATTAGCACCAAATTTTGTTCAGTGTTCCATGATGGTTGCTGGTTTTTCTTGCTCTTAGGAGTTGAATCTTCATTAGCAATAGTTATTTGTGTTGAAAATTCGGGAAAATTAGTTGTACCACCACTCGAAAAAATTTCATTAACCATCGGCATGTAACCATTAAACGGGGGTGTTTGAGATGGATTTCTCAGCATAGTTCCATAATATGGATGAAAGTTTGAAACAAAGgatgattggttgaaatttggtgttaaaccaaaattaggtgtgttttgaggatgttggttaaaaaattgatttgaattttgataattgttgggattttgataattgttggggttttgataattgttggagttttgataattgttgggataattagaagaattgttgggatccatttcactaaaaaaatattaaaacttcaaaataaagactaattagaaagataataatagattaagatagtgaaaaatttgatttttttttctgtgtccaaatgaaatgaaccaagtctctatttgtagagaaaaaaaaatcatgaattttggtataaaaattaaaaaataaaaaattaattttcaataaaataattgagttcaaagatTTGATAAGATAAAAATCGCAGCAACCAATCACGATCTGCCACTTGTCCCACTCACTCTTCTCTCTCCGCGTGATTCAACAACCATTCTCACCTCTAGGCGCGTGTGCTGCACGCGCTACGCTGGACCAAAAGAAAGCTCACACGTGTCCCTCCCGCGTCGGTATCTTTCAGAATTCAACATGTTGAATTTATTCAACATCTCTCCCTTCCACATCATCTTCAACACCCCCATTGCACCATAAATTTTATTCAACACCTCATTCAACACCAATTTCAACTCCCATTGTAAGTGGTCTTAGGCAATATTTCAGATGACTGTATACATAATGTACACCTTCAAACTAGTATTATTCATTTAAAAGTACATAGCCATCATAACATTAAGTTCAGGGGGAAAAAAATCACAATCTTGGCAGATAAGTTGTTACTAATGACTGAGACTGTTAAGCTAATCAACCTCAATTTATTACAATCCTACCTACAATTGGATTTCTGGAAAAATAAATACCTCCAAACCAACATATAACACATGACATGATCATGAATAGATATCATTTTCTAAGCTTCTCCTTCATCCTTTCAACAGCAGCCCTAAGAGTTCCTTCATCCTTGCAGAAAGTAAATCGGACTAAATTCTTTCCATCTTCTGGATTCAAGTAAAAAACACTGGTTGGAATTGCCACCACTCCCACCTCTTTAACTAGATATTCGCAGAATGCAACATCATTTTCATGTCCAAAAGGGGTGTGATCAACAACCACAAAATAGGTTCCGGTAGATGGGAATACCTTGAAGCCAACGGCCTTCAACCCTTCAACCAAAATAGCTCTCTTTTCTATATAATCCCTCTTCAATTCAGTATAATAAGAATCTGGAGCTCTAAGAGCTACTGCAGCAGCCCATTGCATAGGATTTGAGGTTGCAAAAGTGAGGAAAGCATGTGCCTGACGCACTCCCCATGTTAAGTGTGGAGGTGCTATGGCCCAGCCGATTTTCCATCCAGTCAAGGAGAATGTCTTCCCCAACGAGTTCATTGTCACCGTCCGCTCAAACATTCCAGGCAAagaagcaattgaaatgtgttCCATGTCAAACGCCAACTTATCATAAACTTCATCGGAGAAAACTAGCACATCATTCTCAATGCAAAGAGATGCAATGGTATTGAGCTCCTCTCGAGTAAACATCTTTCCGGTAGGATTGTGAGGGGTATTTAAAAGAATGGCACGAGTATTCTTCGAGATAGTGGATTTCAACTCTTGAATCGGAAGAGCAAAATCTGGAGGTCGCAGAGTGATACCTTTGACATTTGCACCAGACATGGATAAAGTGGCTTCATAAGAATCATAAAAAGGAGCAAACACGATAACCTCATCACCAGGATTTATCAACCCTAACACAGTTGCAGCAATTGCTTCCGTGCACCCAGATGTAACAGTAATTTCCTTTTCAGGATCTACCACTAGTCCCGTGTCTTTCTTGAACCTCTCGGCAATGGCGATGTTGAGGTCTGGAACTCCATAACCCCTGGCATACTGATTATTCCCATCCCTGATTGCTTGAATTGCTGCTTCCTTTACAAAATCTGGACCATCAAAGTTTGGAAAACCCTGACCAAGGTTTATGGCTCCATGTTTGATGGCAAGCATACTCATTTGAGTGAAAATTGTTGTTTTGAACTTCTCTAACCGCTTTGCAACCTAACAAATAAATGACAGCAAACAACACCAATTAGCATAAATACATAGCTTAACTATGAACAATGATGTTCTTTTACTTCCCTCATCTTTTTCTGCACTTACTTTAGTCAATGATAACAGGTAAACAATAGAACTTAAAGAATGCAAGATATTAATTATCCTTGGTCCTTACACTGATTGGGACAGTTTTAAAAGGTAAACAAGCTAGCATCATCAAATAAACTTAGGCCTTACTCGGATAAATAGTTTAATTACGTGCTTATAGCATAAAAGCTTttcatataagtgtttatgtataagctatttctataagcaaaaataaaataagtcaaatttTTTTCACGTACGCTATAAGTTGAAATAAGccgaaaacaacttatggacttGTTATAAGTAGTTTTTAGAATTTCTCTCAAACAGTCTTACAAGTGTTTGTCGGGAGATAAACTAAAGAGTTAAATACGTTTTTGATCCATAAAAAATGGTGACCTAACTACCTAAGTTTGgtccttatttaatttttataattatcgTGCACTAAGAGCATCTCCGATGGAAATAATTTATGTAACTCATTTTGGGTAGCTTGTCTCTTATTTAGTGGGCTCCAGTGCGCCACAtcagatttatataaccaacaATAATTTTACTCCAATGGTGTATATTTAAACAACTAACTTATAGTGTTCCTATAATCAACAAAATATGAGTACCGGACAAAACAATACAAGATATAACAGCACATGACAAAAATCATGGTACAGTTGCATAGTGTTTGAAACTCATTGATGAAAGATGCTCTAAGTTTTGGTCCTactattaagtttttttttttttacattgaaATAAAACCTTTAGTCATTCCCCT
Coding sequences within it:
- the LOC123896869 gene encoding methionine aminotransferase-like: MRVYNTTCCTHSLFRFMPSSKLLGYSNSNNFHSVISPSFSKTKTKTPKFSSFISATMSTVSTDKNQTHTHPLQVAKRLEKFKTTIFTQMSMLAIKHGAINLGQGFPNFDGPDFVKEAAIQAIRDGNNQYARGYGVPDLNIAIAERFKKDTGLVVDPEKEITVTSGCTEAIAATVLGLINPGDEVIVFAPFYDSYEATLSMSGANVKGITLRPPDFALPIQELKSTISKNTRAILLNTPHNPTGKMFTREELNTIASLCIENDVLVFSDEVYDKLAFDMEHISIASLPGMFERTVTMNSLGKTFSLTGWKIGWAIAPPHLTWGVRQAHAFLTFATSNPMQWAAAVALRAPDSYYTELKRDYIEKRAILVEGLKAVGFKVFPSTGTYFVVVDHTPFGHENDVAFCEYLVKEVGVVAIPTSVFYLNPEDGKNLVRFTFCKDEGTLRAAVERMKEKLRK